Genomic window (Flavobacteriales bacterium):
TGCGGCTCATGGGCGACGTGCAGCAGTACTTCATCGACGAGAAGGTGCGCAACTTCTACAGCGTCTCCATCAGCGGCTACCACATCGCCGAGGCCGGCGCCAACCCCATCAGCCAGCTCGCCTTCACCCTCAGCAACGGCTTCACCTACGTGGAGTACTACCTCAGCCGGGGCATGGACATCAACGCCTTCGCGCCCAACCTCAGCTTCTTCTTCAGCAACGGCATGGACCCCGAGTACGCCGTGATGGGCCGCGTGGCGCGTCGCATCTGGGCCAAGGCCATGAAGCTCCGCTACGGCGCCGACGAGCGCAGCCAGATGCTGAAGTACCACATCCAGACCAGCGGCCGCAGCCTCCACGCGCAGGAGATCGACTTCAACGACATCCGCACCACGTTGCAAGCGCTCTACGCCATCTACGACAACTGCAACAGCCTGCACACCAACGCCTACGACGAGGCCATCACCACGCCCACCGAGGAAAGCGTGCGCCGCGCCATGGCCATCCAGCTCATCATCAACAAAGAGCTCGGCCTCGCCAAGAACGAGAACCCCCTGCAAGGCTCCTTCATCATCGAAGAGCTTACCGACCTGGTGGAAGCAGCCGTGCTCACCGAGTTCGACCGCATCACCGAACGCGGCGGCGTGCTCGGCGCCATGGAGACGATGTACCAAAGATCAAGGATACAGGAAGAGAGCTTGTATTATGAGACGTTGAAGCACAATGGCGACTATCCGGTGATCGGGGTGAACACATTCTTGAGTTCGAAAGGATCTCCGACGATACTTCCCAAGGAAGTGATACGGGCAACGGAAGAAGAGAAGCAAGCGCAAATTGCGACGGCGGAGAATTTGCAGAAAGCCTACTCGAAAGAGTCTGCGGTCTGGATCAAGAAGCTTCAGGAAGCCGCCATCAAGAACCAGAACATGTTCGAGATGCTCATGGAAGCGACGAAGTATTGCAGCCTTGGGCATTTGACGGATGCCATGTTTGAAGTGGGTGGCCAGTATAGAAGAAACATGTGATGATGTCTGGTCGAGAACGTATAGCGCACCTGCCTGCCGGCAGGCAGGGCCGCATCCAGGAGGAAAGCCTCTACTACGAAACGCTGAAGCACAACGGCGACTCCCCCGTGATCGGCGTGAACACCTTCCTCAGCAGCAAGGGCTCACCGACGGTCCTTCCGAAGGAAGTGATCCGCGCCACCGAGGAGGAGAAGCAGGCGCAGATCCAAACAGCGGAGAATTTGCAGAAGGCCTACGCCACGGAAAGCGCTGCGGCGTTGAATGACCTGCAGCATGCGGCGATCAAGAATGAGAACATGTTCGCTGTGCTGATGGAGGCTTGTAAGTATTGCTCGCTTGGGCAGCTTACGGATGCTATGTTTGAGGTGGGAGGCCAGTATCGACGTAATATGTGATGCGGAATAGACGAGCCAGCTGCCGGACCAAGTTTGGTTGCGCGTATCTGATGATTCGGAACCCAAGATCAATTCATCATTCAAAGCACTTATGAAGTCGATCATTGCATTACTCGCGCTTGTCTCTTCAGGGCTTGTTTGCGGACAATCCTTCGAAGGAGCCCTGATCTATGTTGCCGACTTCACGGTGGAAGAACGCATGGAGAAAATGGGTTTGACCAAGGACATCATGATCGCCAAAATGAAAGAGGACGGATCATACACGGACACCATCACCGTTTCGTATAAGCAAGGGAATTATCGCACTGCCCTGAACACGCATCCGGCGTCATGGAACATATACACGGCAGCAAGCAACAGGATCCACACTATGCAAGATGGTGAAGCATCGGACATCTGCACCGTAATGGATGCGTCGGTCGACCTAGAGGCATCCATGATGGGCACAATACCGACGGTGCAGAAGCTGGACACTACGGTCATGCTCGGGGGAGCAGTGTGCAACATTGTGCGCGTAAAATGGAAGACCGGGACCTATGATTACTACTACGATCCGACACGCCTGACCGTGGACGCATCCCTGTTCCAAGGGCACGTGTATGATGGCTGGGCCGAGTTTCTGAAGATCTCAGGAGTGCTACCTGTGCAGATCGTTAAGACCGTGAAGGGAATGACAACCGCAACCCAGACGCTTGTGTCTATCAAGCAGGAAGCCATCGCAGATGAGTTGTTCACGATACCTACACTCATTCCAGATGAGGAATTGAATGTGATCAAAGTCGCGGGCAAGGAATTGATGCGGATCAAGAGGTAGACGTATCGACCGTGGATGGGGACCGTGCCACCGAGGATGCGACTAAGGGTTGCTCGTTGGAGCAGATGACCGAGGCTATGCTTGAAGTTGGGGGCAGCATCGGAGGAATATGTAGGGACGCATCGTCGGTGCTACCTTTGGGTCAATGCCCAAACTCTACGAATACTTCGGTCTCATCTTCCTGTTCTACAGCGATGATCACGATCCGATGCACCTGCATGTACAGGCTGGTAGTCGTGAAGGCATCATCATGCTCATCATCGTAGATGGCAAGCTAACGGAACTCCGTTGGCGGGCCAAGCGGGGTGCTTCCATGCTGAATGAAAAGGAGCAGCGCGAAGCCGAATCGTTCGTCCGCGCCATGAAAAGCGACATCGTGGAGAAGTGGACCGCATTCTATGTCGAACACAAGCGCATCAAACCGGAGCGCATAACACGCCGCATCAAATGAAGATCGCTGAAGACGTCCGCATCAAGAAGGCCACCTACTTGCACGACTACGCCATCCGCTTCACCTTCACGGACGGTCATGTTTCGGAGATCGACTTTCATCCCTTCCTCAGCGCGGCCGGGCAAAATCCGATGAACAGCCAGTACTTGGATGTGACCCGCTTCCGGAAGTTCAAGCTGCACCGCAACGTGGATGTCTTTTGGGATGATTGGGAGATGTGCTTCCGCTTCGAGACGCTCTATTCCGGGAAATTGCCGAAGATGCCTAAGCGACTTTCCATCCGCTCACGCCGTGGCAGCGCACAGCACGTTGGGCAAGATCAAGAATGAGAACATGTTCGCTGTGTTGATGGAGGCTTGTAAGTATTGCTCGCTTGGGCAGCTTACGGATGCGATGTTTGAGGTTGGGGGGCAGTACCGGAGGAATATGTAGGAGGTTTGGGCGTGCCCCCGCCTCAAATGCAGCGCCGTCGGGCTTTTCCCTCCAAGTCCTCGGCCGGATTACCGGCCTGTGGGCTTTCCGGTACAATCCCTAACGCGGAGTGCGCTCACAAGACAGCATCCATATAGTCTTCAACCTGTTCGCGCTCCAAGCGCATACTTGCATACTCCATATGGTCGTCGAGTAGTCGGATGTACTGGATTTGCTCTGGCCGCGTACAGGCTTTTCGCAGTTCTTTTAGGAACGAAACCCGCTGGCTGTACTTGGGTACGAGACTACCTCTAGTAATGCCTGAGCCCTCGTTGAAGAGCACGTCCCTGAAGAGCTTCTCCGAGGGCATGTAGGCCAATAGACTTGCAATGAGTGCAGTCCGGCGATCAGGAGGGAGATCATGCGCCATGTCGAAAAGAAGCCTCATGCGCCGCTCGTTCGAATGGTGTCGCTCAATCTCATCCGACAAGAACTTATCCTGCCTAGCAAGCAGAGCCGACTCAATATCGGCACTGTCCAACTTCAGGAAGGAGGCTAAGTATTCGTCATCCCCATAGAAACCATCCTTCAACGTTTCAACGGCGTCAAGTACGGTTGACAAAACGTGTTCGGTATCGTCACGCTTCCAGAGAAATTCAAATGCACCTATCTCATCACTCGGATCAGCGGGTCTTGATCGCTCATACTTCCATCCAACCCACTTCGACAGGAACGATGGGTCGAGGTCGAGCAGGTCATCAAACCAACCACGCTGCCGGTCAATGCTGTACTCAGTTGCTGCAATGAAGTATGCGCGCTGAAGCAATTCAAGTTCATCATGGAACACGCGCTTCACATCCTCCATTGGGTACCATTTGTCATAGAACAAGTCATGGAAGGCCCATGGAACAGAGTTATCACCGGGGAACCGGTCTATGATGTATCGGACAACGGCCACTGTGATTCCGGGGTCGTAGGGCTCGAAGCGGTGAAGGAGGGTAATTGGAACATGGAGCTGCTCTTCCTGACAATTCAAGATCCGTTCACGGAACGAACGTGCAAGTTCCTTGGCCTTTTCCGGATCGTCACGAGTGACAAGCTCGAAGTACTCAATGGTCCAGAACCAGCGGTTCATAAACGGGTGCTCGTCAATGAAGTACAATATTTCCTCCTTGCCTTGGGCATTGAACAGAAGTGGTAGTAGAACCCCACATGGAATGTTTAACCGGTTGCCTTGACGGAGATGCCCCAGAATGGCCGCAATGGCATCAACAGGCTGGTCCTCGAAATGACCAATAATTACTTGAGCCAGCGCGAAGTTGATATCCTGCGGCCAATGACCTCTACTTTCTGTCCGGGCTATCACGCTCGTACGAGCGATTGTCTTGCGAAGCTGAAACGGACTAAGACTTGCGCCAAATTCACGTAGGTCCTTATGCCAAAGCTCTTTCCATTCGTCCCTATCAAAATCAGCGTATCGGCTTCTATCCAATACAAGGAGACGAGATAACTCAAATTCAGGATTGGTGAAGCGCGCGGAAATGGTCAAGAGCACTTTCAGGTTGTGGCGCATCCAGGAATTGACCATGTCATGCACGAAGAAGCAGTGCTTCAAGTTTGAGGGCTTCAGATGGTCGTTGAAGAACTGTAGGATCTGGTCTGCATCAGCCTGCTGAACAACCTTATTCGGCTGGGTACAGAATGAGTTCTTGTATGAGCGCAGAAGGTCGAACACCTGAGCACGGTGACCAGGGTTGACGAACAAGCCGAACGCATATGACCATAGCTGGTTTCTAAGTTCCAGCATTCCAGTTGATGGACCTGCTTGGTGATGGGAAATGGTCACGACATTCCTTCTACGGCCCGATCCGAAGTGTCTGTATTCCAAGTGGAGTCCTTGCTCTGCAAAAGCGAAGAACAAACCTGTGACCAGCGAGTCGGTACCTGTTGGGTCAAGCGCTACCAAATCTTCTAGTGCTTTGCGCTGGACGTGATAGTCGTGTTCGAAGGAGCGCTGATCAACACCAAAGGTTTGCAGGAAGGCTTGTCCGACTTCCGGTGCCGAACTGGGCTTCTTCCTCAAGAATTGCAGCATAAGTTTCAGTGCTTCCGTACGATGGACGTCCACGGTCTGACCAAAGCCATCCAACACCTTCAATGCATCCGGACGCCAGTGTACTTGTTGTCGCGCCTTGTCACTGAAGTCTGGAGAGGCAGATCCCTGTTCGGTAGGCATTGCTTCTATGAGTCCACGCGCGAAGGCGAGTGTGCGAGTTGGATCCACGAACCAGAAGTACTCGTGGTATTTCTGTTGAGCCTTGGAGTTGCCTTCGGCCTCGAACCGCGCTAGTGCTACCTCAGCGGCTTGTCTCACTTTGGCAAGAGTCTTTTCGGAGTCGAAAGCGCTGAACGTAGAATTGAGCACCTCAGCCACTCGTGAAGGCTCTTCCTCAATGAAATGTGCGATTATCGCAGCCAAGTCGATGAACGGTTCCTGTCCAAAAACTGAGCGGTGAAAGAGGTATGCCGCGAGGACTTGGTCCGCTACCCTCCCGACGCCTTGTGGCATCATGTCAATGACCTCTATCCGATGCAACCGACTCGCCCCCTCCCAGAATTCATCCTCGCTCAATTGAGTGACGGCGAGGATCCTGGCCATCAGGTTCTCGTCCCCTCGATTAACAGTGCGCAACATGGAGAATATAGCCGCGACCTTCAGCTCCTGTGGTTGGATTACAGTGGTTAGTTCGTCACCGAGGCGGGAGTTGAAATAGTTGTTGTAGATGTCCTCCACGGACCTGATGCTCTCAAAGGTTTTCTGTTCACGTGCCACCTCTCCGATCATGGCCGCGAGACGCATGTTCCCTTGAGCCTGCCTGGAAATCTTGTCAAGGAAGCGATGGTTACGAATACCATACTCGTCCTTCAGGAACTCTGCGATCTGCTCATCAGTTAAAGCTTGTACTTCAATCACTTTGGCGGCACCGAACTCGTCCACCACTCTTGCAACATCCTTCTCGGCATACCCCCGCACGGTTAGGAGCAGTCGGAATTGCCGATCGCTTCCGCTGTCGGTCAGCAGGCGCATCACGTGTTTGAGGCGCCCTTTTTCAAACAGGTTCGCGTCGTCCACGAGCAGCAGATAGTCGCCTGCCTGACCGCACGTCAGGGTAAGATCTTCATACAGGTCGAGGCTCTTGTCAACGATACATAGAGATCGTATTTTAATGTGTGCAGAACAGTATCGGTTAGTCACCTCCAGGGCCAATCGGGATTTGCCAACGCCTGGTTTACCACGTAGTATTACGATTGAGTGGGAGCCAAGTGCGGATAGAACTTCTTGGACTTCCTTCTCCCTAAATCGGAACTTCGTCTCGTAGCTGGTGGCATACTTCCCTTGCGACGCATGCCGCTTGAATTCCTCCTTCGAAAGAAGTTGGCCGGTGCCGATCGAAATGCCTAGTTCATCCTTTGCGATATCGACTGACCCTGAGGATAGCTCAGGTGCCAAAATGCTGGGACCGATGATTTCCAGCGGGCATTTGTGGCGTCGTGCCAGCTGTTGCAGTGAGGCATGGTCAGAAGCGCTGAGCCCACGGTTGAGACACAAAACGATTTTGCCGACACGAGGCTTCGCTATGCCGGTGAGTTCCTTTTTCAGGCACTTCGCGTAATCCTTCTTTAGCTTTTGCAGCAACCCCTTGCCCTTCTCTGTGGTGCATTGCATGAAGCCGTATTTCTTGCGCGGAAGTTGGAACCACCCATCGTATGGTGCCACACGGGTCTTGTCCTCTCCTAGCACCCGACCCGTCGCATCTATCGGGGGATAGCCTAGGCGTGGTAGTATCCTTGTACATAGGCGCTCGAAGCGTGCTTGGTTCATGCGCGAGAGCGCACCTTCGATTTGGCTGGTCTTAGACATGGAGTTGGAATGCCGCGGTTTTCATCAAATACTTTCATGCAAAGTAGTTCCTGCTAAGCTCTTCGTGCTATCGCCGCGATGACGCATACTACGGTCAGCCCGGCAAGAACGCCCTTAACCGTGTCGGTCTGTTTACTCGCTTTGACGAAGTTCAGTGTATCATTGACAAAGTGCTCGCAGTTGTAATTGAAGGCATCGTACTTCCATCCTATGCGTGAGTTTCCACGATCGATCACGCCTTGGCGCGCCCATTCATCGCCTCGGAAGGAAGTGATCTCTGTGATCCTGCCAACACGAACGAGGAAGTGATCCATGCGCGTGAAAACCACTCCCTGTCCGACGAGGTTCTCTACAACCCATGCATCACCATTGGCGTCATAACCCCAGAACAGCGCGTAGTGCTGAACGAGGTCAAAGAGGCTCTTGGGTGATTTGATAAGGTCAGCGGAGCGCAGGCCATGGTTGGCTGCAATCTGAAAGGAGTTGTTCCTGGTCATTAGCCTTTGGGGGGATAAGGGTCTTTGCCATGACTGTCCTTGTCCCGGATCCTACCATCCGGGCGATGGATGATCAGCTCGGATCCGTTGTTCTTGGAGATCTCCCGACCGATCTCGATGGCCTTCTTTTGAGTCGGCACGACCACGGTCGCGCGCTTCCCACCTTCGCGTTTCACCGCCCAGTCGTTTCCGTGCGGGACTACATGTTGGTTCTTCTTTCCCATCTTCGTTGTATGTTTCTGCTTGCAAAACTATCTCGCTCTGGGCGCGGATTTCAGGTTGATCGACACTTTCAGTGCGTTGATCGACGATCTTCGGCGATCGATCGACAAGGTTGACGAATAATGTAAATGTATATACATTTGTCAACCAAGTCCTAAACCCTCAACACAGCACAAATGGACGACGTCCACAGCACCTTCGGCGAGCGCCTTCAACTGGCGCGCAAGATGGCTGGGCTTTCCTATCAAGGTCTGGCCGACAAGCTGCAAGGCCTCGTGACCAAACAGGCGTTGCACAAGTACGAACAGGACACGATGATGCCTGACAGCGAGAAGTTGATCGCGCTGGCGAATGCATTGGACGTGACCGTGAACTTCTTCTTCCGACAAGACCCGGTGAAGGTGGAGTTGGAGCATATTGAATTCCGCAAGACGTTACGCCTGCCCGCCAAGGAGCGCGATGCGATCCTGAGCCGCATCACGGATGAGATGGGCCGCTACTTGGAAGCTGAGCGCTTGATGGGTGCCGGAAAGAGGTTCGTGAACCCGCTGGCGAAGGAGGACGCAGTGACCGAGCCCGAA
Coding sequences:
- a CDS encoding methylmalonyl-CoA mutase, giving the protein MMSGRERIAHLPAGRQGRIQEESLYYETLKHNGDSPVIGVNTFLSSKGSPTVLPKEVIRATEEEKQAQIQTAENLQKAYATESAAALNDLQHAAIKNENMFAVLMEACKYCSLGQLTDAMFEVGGQYRRNM
- a CDS encoding DUF4160 domain-containing protein; amino-acid sequence: MPKLYEYFGLIFLFYSDDHDPMHLHVQAGSREGIIMLIIVDGKLTELRWRAKRGASMLNEKEQREAESFVRAMKSDIVEKWTAFYVEHKRIKPERITRRIK
- a CDS encoding DUF2442 domain-containing protein; this translates as MKIAEDVRIKKATYLHDYAIRFTFTDGHVSEIDFHPFLSAAGQNPMNSQYLDVTRFRKFKLHRNVDVFWDDWEMCFRFETLYSGKLPKMPKRLSIRSRRGSAQHVGQDQE
- a CDS encoding ATP-binding protein, with translation MSKTSQIEGALSRMNQARFERLCTRILPRLGYPPIDATGRVLGEDKTRVAPYDGWFQLPRKKYGFMQCTTEKGKGLLQKLKKDYAKCLKKELTGIAKPRVGKIVLCLNRGLSASDHASLQQLARRHKCPLEIIGPSILAPELSSGSVDIAKDELGISIGTGQLLSKEEFKRHASQGKYATSYETKFRFREKEVQEVLSALGSHSIVILRGKPGVGKSRLALEVTNRYCSAHIKIRSLCIVDKSLDLYEDLTLTCGQAGDYLLLVDDANLFEKGRLKHVMRLLTDSGSDRQFRLLLTVRGYAEKDVARVVDEFGAAKVIEVQALTDEQIAEFLKDEYGIRNHRFLDKISRQAQGNMRLAAMIGEVAREQKTFESIRSVEDIYNNYFNSRLGDELTTVIQPQELKVAAIFSMLRTVNRGDENLMARILAVTQLSEDEFWEGASRLHRIEVIDMMPQGVGRVADQVLAAYLFHRSVFGQEPFIDLAAIIAHFIEEEPSRVAEVLNSTFSAFDSEKTLAKVRQAAEVALARFEAEGNSKAQQKYHEYFWFVDPTRTLAFARGLIEAMPTEQGSASPDFSDKARQQVHWRPDALKVLDGFGQTVDVHRTEALKLMLQFLRKKPSSAPEVGQAFLQTFGVDQRSFEHDYHVQRKALEDLVALDPTGTDSLVTGLFFAFAEQGLHLEYRHFGSGRRRNVVTISHHQAGPSTGMLELRNQLWSYAFGLFVNPGHRAQVFDLLRSYKNSFCTQPNKVVQQADADQILQFFNDHLKPSNLKHCFFVHDMVNSWMRHNLKVLLTISARFTNPEFELSRLLVLDRSRYADFDRDEWKELWHKDLREFGASLSPFQLRKTIARTSVIARTESRGHWPQDINFALAQVIIGHFEDQPVDAIAAILGHLRQGNRLNIPCGVLLPLLFNAQGKEEILYFIDEHPFMNRWFWTIEYFELVTRDDPEKAKELARSFRERILNCQEEQLHVPITLLHRFEPYDPGITVAVVRYIIDRFPGDNSVPWAFHDLFYDKWYPMEDVKRVFHDELELLQRAYFIAATEYSIDRQRGWFDDLLDLDPSFLSKWVGWKYERSRPADPSDEIGAFEFLWKRDDTEHVLSTVLDAVETLKDGFYGDDEYLASFLKLDSADIESALLARQDKFLSDEIERHHSNERRMRLLFDMAHDLPPDRRTALIASLLAYMPSEKLFRDVLFNEGSGITRGSLVPKYSQRVSFLKELRKACTRPEQIQYIRLLDDHMEYASMRLEREQVEDYMDAVL
- a CDS encoding DUF2188 domain-containing protein encodes the protein MGKKNQHVVPHGNDWAVKREGGKRATVVVPTQKKAIEIGREISKNNGSELIIHRPDGRIRDKDSHGKDPYPPKG